TCACGTTTTCGCGCGCCAAAACGGGGATGATGGCGACGTTTCCCCTGTGGAGCCACTTCTTTTGAGGCGCAATTGAGATCATGAATCGGCCCGGAGCCACAAGCGAAGATTATGAAGCGTTCGTCGAGCTGCTGATGGCGCATCAGCGGCGGATTCTTGGGTTTATCCGCTCGCAGGTGCGGTCGCTGGACGATGCCGAGGACCTGATGCAGCAGACGAGCATCGTGCTTTGGCGCAAGTTCGACGAGTTCGACCGGGCGTCGGATTTCGCGGCGTGGGCATTTCGCATTGCGCGTTACGAGGTGCTCAATCACTGGTCCAAGGAAGATGTGCAGCGCCGGGTGTTCAGCCAGCGGACGCTCGATCAACTGGCCGACATGGCCGAGGCGATGCGACCCGAGTTCGATGCGCGGCAGTCGGCTTTGCAGGAGTGCATGAAACATCTCGACGGGTCCAATCGCGAACTGCTCGAGATGCGGTACAGCCAGTCGTTATCGCCCAAGTCGATCGCCGAGCGGATCGGACAGAGCGTCTGGGCGGTGTATCGGTCGCTTCAGCGGGTGCATACCAGTTTGATGACGTGCATCGAGCGCCGCGTGGCCGGGGGGCGGTCATGAGCAGGCGCGACACACGACTGGACGCGGCGACGATGGAGCTGATTCACGGCGCTGTGGAGAACCGGCTTGAGGCGGCGCAGTGGCGTGAACTGGAAGCGAAGATGGCGGATGATGACCACGTGCGGCGGACGTATCTGATGTACCTGTCGCTGCAGATGGATTTATCGTGGACGATGAACGGTCAAGATACCCCGGCAGCGCAGGCGACGACGACCGCGCGGCCGGTGGCCAAGCGGAGCCGGGGCGAGGCG
The window above is part of the Planctomycetota bacterium genome. Proteins encoded here:
- a CDS encoding sigma-70 family RNA polymerase sigma factor; amino-acid sequence: MNRPGATSEDYEAFVELLMAHQRRILGFIRSQVRSLDDAEDLMQQTSIVLWRKFDEFDRASDFAAWAFRIARYEVLNHWSKEDVQRRVFSQRTLDQLADMAEAMRPEFDARQSALQECMKHLDGSNRELLEMRYSQSLSPKSIAERIGQSVWAVYRSLQRVHTSLMTCIERRVAGGRS